In the genome of Nocardia sp. NBC_00416, one region contains:
- a CDS encoding enoyl-CoA hydratase/isomerase family protein, with product MSTEADYVHIDDGVLEITLSTAAKGTSLDFAGVAAGTAALAELSAEVGAVLLTGAGPNFCAGGDVRDFAAAQDRSAHLYELADTLHVFVRALDSAPVPVVAAVHGWAAGAGMSLVCAADIAIGGPGTRMRPAYPGVGLSPDGGMSWTLPRLVGAAKAREILLTDAVLDAAEAQRLGILARLTDSDESVRDSARDLARTLARGPRASYTSIRTLLSRSATATLSQQLDAERDAMGTAAGSPTGREGVDAFLAKRAPDYSGLR from the coding sequence ATGAGCACCGAAGCCGACTACGTCCACATCGACGACGGGGTCCTGGAGATCACGCTGTCCACCGCGGCCAAGGGGACCTCCCTGGATTTCGCCGGGGTCGCCGCGGGAACCGCCGCCCTGGCCGAGCTCTCCGCCGAGGTGGGCGCGGTCCTGCTCACCGGCGCGGGCCCGAATTTCTGCGCCGGGGGTGACGTCCGCGATTTCGCGGCGGCGCAGGATCGTTCCGCGCACCTGTACGAACTGGCCGATACCCTGCACGTTTTCGTCCGCGCCCTGGACAGCGCACCCGTCCCGGTCGTCGCCGCGGTGCACGGCTGGGCCGCCGGCGCCGGAATGAGCCTGGTCTGCGCGGCCGATATCGCGATCGGCGGTCCGGGGACCCGGATGCGCCCGGCCTATCCGGGAGTCGGGCTGAGCCCCGACGGGGGTATGTCGTGGACCCTGCCGCGGCTCGTGGGCGCGGCGAAGGCCCGGGAAATTCTGCTCACCGACGCGGTACTCGACGCGGCGGAGGCCCAGCGCCTCGGCATCCTGGCCCGGCTGACCGACAGCGACGAATCGGTCCGCGACAGCGCCCGCGACCTGGCGCGCACCTTGGCGCGGGGGCCGCGGGCCAGCTACACCTCCATCCGGACGCTGTTGAGCCGCTCCGCCACCGCGACACTGAGCCAACAGCTCGACGCCGAACGCGATGCGATGGGCACGGCCGCCGGAAGCCCGACCGGCCGTGAAGGTGTGGACGCCTTCCTCGCCAAACGCGCCCCGGACTATTCCGGACTGCGCTGA
- a CDS encoding uracil-DNA glycosylase yields the protein MGTKPLVEIIDPGWAKALDPVADRIAEMGEFLRSENAAGRGYLPAGENVLRAFQEPFEAVRVLIVGQDPYPTPGHPMGLSFSVAPDVSPVPRSLANIFSEYTKDLGHPTPSCGDLSPWSRQGVLMLNRVLTVMPGKPASHRGKGWEQVTEQAISALVARDEPLVAVLWGRDAASLKPVLAAAEVPSIESVHPSPLSASRGFFGSRPFSRVNELLDELGAEPVDWRLP from the coding sequence ATGGGCACGAAACCACTCGTGGAAATCATCGATCCGGGCTGGGCGAAAGCACTGGATCCGGTCGCCGACCGCATTGCGGAGATGGGCGAATTCCTGCGTTCCGAGAACGCCGCGGGCCGCGGGTATCTGCCCGCCGGGGAGAACGTGCTGCGTGCTTTCCAGGAGCCGTTCGAGGCTGTCCGGGTGCTGATCGTCGGTCAGGATCCCTACCCCACCCCCGGGCATCCGATGGGTTTGAGCTTCTCGGTGGCGCCCGATGTTTCGCCGGTGCCCCGCAGCCTGGCCAATATCTTTTCCGAGTACACCAAGGATCTCGGACATCCCACACCGAGTTGCGGCGATCTGAGTCCCTGGTCGCGCCAGGGTGTGCTGATGCTGAACCGGGTGTTGACGGTCATGCCCGGAAAACCGGCTTCCCATCGCGGCAAGGGTTGGGAACAGGTCACCGAGCAGGCCATCAGCGCACTGGTGGCGCGTGACGAGCCGCTGGTCGCGGTGCTGTGGGGCCGGGACGCGGCGTCGCTGAAACCGGTGCTGGCCGCGGCTGAGGTGCCCAGTATCGAGTCCGTGCATCCGTCACCATTGTCGGCGTCGCGAGGATTTTTCGGGTCGCGTCCGTTCTCCCGGGTCAATGAACTACTGGACGAACTCGGCGCGGAGCCCGTGGACTGGCGCCTGCCCTGA
- a CDS encoding GNAT family N-acetyltransferase has protein sequence MPAHARALATCHIACWREAYRGLVPDHVLDAFDLDRRAAKWERIARDHRGRILVAESGAEIVGFTQYGPPRDEPAVAQRELSAMYVRAGCYGTGLAHALIRAVLEPDRSCSLWVFERNPRARAFYAKYGFVPDGASRAERFATATEIRMIRRQ, from the coding sequence GTGCCCGCACACGCTCGCGCCCTCGCAACCTGCCATATCGCGTGCTGGCGTGAGGCCTATCGCGGCTTGGTCCCCGACCATGTCCTGGACGCGTTCGACCTCGACCGCCGCGCCGCGAAATGGGAACGCATCGCCCGCGACCACCGCGGCCGGATCCTGGTCGCGGAATCGGGCGCGGAGATAGTCGGTTTCACCCAGTACGGCCCGCCCCGCGACGAGCCGGCCGTCGCGCAGCGGGAACTGAGCGCGATGTACGTCCGAGCCGGCTGCTACGGCACCGGGCTCGCGCACGCGCTGATCCGGGCCGTCCTCGAACCGGACCGCTCGTGTTCGCTCTGGGTTTTCGAGCGCAACCCCCGGGCCCGCGCTTTCTACGCCAAGTACGGATTCGTCCCCGACGGCGCCAGTCGTGCCGAACGGTTCGCCACGGCAACCGAGATCCGGATGATCCGGCGGCAGTAA
- the metE gene encoding 5-methyltetrahydropteroyltriglutamate--homocysteine S-methyltransferase gives MTAISHSPFSATVLGLPRVGPRRELKRATESYWAGKIDAARLHETARALRRDQYTELISAGVDSVPVGTFSYYDQMLDTAALLGALPDRVAGIEDPLDRYFAAARGTESVEPLEMTKWFDTNYHYLVPEIGPETTFTLHPDELLAQLAEAIELAVPARPVVIGPITFLKLAKTTGAAALDRVGELVPLYQELLRRLAAAGAAWVQIDEPALVTDLTADELAVLRGVYTELTASANRPAILVATYFGHPGPALEALAGTEVEGVAIDLVAGADVADVAAVPALVNKLLVAGVVDGRNVWRTDLDHALSTLATLLGSANSVAVSTSCSLLHVPYTLAVETQLDDALRSWLAFGAEKIAEVRVLAAGLNSGTESVAAELAAARAAAASRKADPRIGNAQVRARLAALGPDAVRRAPAEQRRTLQQGRLQLPPLPTTTIGSYPQTSAIRLARAALRKGEIDRAEYVRRMRNEIGEVIALQEKLELDVLVHGEPERNDMVQYFAEQLDGFAATELGWVQSYGTRCVRPPILFGDVSRPAAMTVDWITYAQSLTDKPVKGMLTGPVTILAWSFVRDDQSLADSARQVALAIRDETVDLQNAGIRIVQVDEPALRELLPLRVADQQAYLDWSVHAFRLATSGVADSVQVHTHLCYSEFGEVIDAIAGLDADVTSIEAARSHMEVLDDLNASGFDAGVGPGVYDIHSPRVPGVEEITGSLRAALEAVPAERLWVNPDCGLKTRGPAEVEAALRNMVAAARSVR, from the coding sequence GTGACTGCTATTTCGCACAGCCCGTTCAGCGCGACGGTCCTCGGACTGCCCCGCGTGGGGCCGCGCCGGGAACTGAAACGCGCGACCGAATCCTATTGGGCCGGGAAGATCGATGCCGCCCGGCTGCACGAGACAGCGCGTGCGCTGCGCCGCGATCAGTACACCGAATTGATCTCCGCCGGAGTGGATTCCGTTCCGGTCGGCACCTTCTCCTATTACGATCAGATGCTCGATACGGCCGCCCTGCTCGGCGCCCTGCCGGACCGGGTAGCCGGTATCGAGGATCCACTGGATCGATATTTCGCCGCCGCCCGCGGAACCGAATCGGTGGAACCCCTGGAAATGACCAAATGGTTCGATACGAACTATCACTACCTGGTCCCCGAGATCGGCCCGGAGACGACTTTCACGCTGCATCCCGACGAGTTGCTCGCACAGCTCGCCGAGGCGATCGAGCTCGCGGTGCCGGCCCGGCCCGTGGTGATCGGGCCGATCACCTTCCTGAAACTGGCCAAGACCACCGGCGCCGCGGCGCTGGATCGGGTCGGCGAGCTGGTACCGCTCTACCAGGAGTTGTTGCGGCGGCTCGCCGCGGCCGGTGCGGCGTGGGTGCAGATCGATGAGCCCGCGCTGGTCACCGATCTCACCGCCGACGAATTGGCGGTGCTACGCGGGGTCTACACCGAACTGACCGCGTCGGCGAACCGGCCCGCGATTCTGGTCGCCACCTATTTCGGGCATCCGGGCCCGGCACTCGAGGCCCTCGCCGGGACCGAGGTCGAGGGCGTCGCGATCGATCTGGTCGCGGGCGCCGACGTCGCCGACGTCGCGGCCGTACCGGCTCTGGTGAACAAATTGCTGGTCGCGGGGGTGGTCGACGGCCGCAATGTGTGGCGCACCGACCTGGACCACGCCCTGTCCACGTTGGCGACCCTATTGGGTAGCGCGAATTCGGTCGCGGTCTCCACCTCGTGCTCGCTGCTGCACGTCCCCTACACCCTGGCGGTCGAAACACAGCTGGACGACGCGCTGCGTTCCTGGCTGGCCTTCGGGGCCGAGAAGATCGCCGAGGTCCGGGTACTGGCCGCCGGACTGAACTCCGGTACCGAATCCGTCGCGGCCGAACTGGCCGCGGCGCGCGCCGCGGCGGCGAGCCGCAAGGCCGATCCGCGGATCGGCAACGCGCAGGTGCGGGCCCGGCTGGCCGCGCTCGGACCGGACGCCGTCCGGCGCGCGCCCGCCGAACAGCGCCGGACGCTGCAGCAGGGCCGGCTGCAGTTGCCGCCGCTGCCGACCACCACGATCGGCTCCTACCCGCAGACCTCGGCGATCCGGCTGGCCCGGGCGGCGTTGCGGAAAGGTGAGATCGACCGGGCCGAATACGTGCGGCGGATGCGGAACGAGATCGGTGAGGTCATCGCGCTGCAGGAGAAACTGGAACTCGATGTGCTGGTGCACGGCGAACCGGAACGCAACGATATGGTCCAGTACTTCGCCGAACAGCTCGACGGGTTCGCGGCCACCGAGCTGGGCTGGGTGCAGTCCTACGGCACCCGCTGCGTGCGGCCGCCGATCCTGTTCGGCGATGTCTCCCGCCCGGCCGCGATGACGGTGGACTGGATCACCTACGCGCAGTCGCTCACCGATAAACCGGTGAAGGGCATGCTCACCGGCCCGGTGACCATCTTGGCCTGGTCTTTCGTCCGCGACGACCAGTCGCTCGCGGATTCGGCGCGCCAGGTGGCACTGGCGATCCGGGACGAGACGGTGGATCTGCAGAACGCGGGGATCCGGATCGTCCAGGTCGACGAACCGGCGTTGCGTGAACTGCTGCCGCTGCGCGTCGCCGATCAGCAGGCGTACCTGGACTGGTCGGTTCACGCGTTCCGGCTGGCGACCTCCGGGGTGGCCGACTCCGTCCAGGTTCACACCCACCTGTGCTATTCGGAATTCGGTGAGGTGATCGACGCGATCGCCGGACTGGACGCGGACGTGACCTCCATCGAAGCGGCCCGTTCGCATATGGAAGTGCTGGACGATCTCAACGCCTCGGGCTTCGACGCGGGCGTGGGCCCCGGTGTCTACGATATCCATTCGCCTCGGGTGCCCGGGGTCGAGGAGATCACCGGGTCGTTGCGCGCCGCCCTGGAAGCCGTTCCGGCCGAGCGGCTGTGGGTGAACCCCGACTGCGGTCTGAAGACCCGCGGTCCGGCCGAGGTGGAGGCCGCCCTGCGCAATATGGTGGCCGCCGCCCGCAGCGTGCGCTGA
- the rpmB gene encoding 50S ribosomal protein L28 yields the protein MAAVCDVCAKGPGFGKSVSHSHRRTNRRWNPNIQTVRAQVAPGNTRRMNVCTSCLKAGKVVRG from the coding sequence ATGGCTGCCGTCTGCGACGTCTGCGCCAAAGGCCCCGGCTTCGGTAAATCGGTCTCGCATTCGCACCGGCGCACCAACCGTCGCTGGAACCCGAATATCCAGACCGTGCGGGCGCAGGTCGCCCCGGGTAACACCCGCCGGATGAACGTGTGCACCTCCTGCCTGAAGGCGGGCAAGGTGGTCCGCGGCTGA
- a CDS encoding alpha/beta fold hydrolase, which yields MSNANNLLDPVQLRLRGAGGIELVADQYGPPDGPAVLFLHGGGQTRHSWKQTGAQLGAAGIRAVTLDARGHGDSQWAFDRDYRYEAMVGDVLAVLDQLGGGPVVVVGASMGGITGMLATAAPGGDAISALVLVDIVTRPEPEGVNRVLTFLSKNPDGFASLDEAADAVADYLPHRPRPKSNSGLLRNLRKREGRWYWHWDPGILGDKSADPDDMARTLDGAARALDIPVLLVRGLQSDVVSAEGAAEFMELVPHAELVEIGNAAHTAAGDDNDAFTEAVAKFVTRAH from the coding sequence GTGAGTAATGCGAACAATCTGCTCGATCCCGTCCAGCTGCGGTTACGCGGCGCGGGCGGGATCGAGCTCGTTGCGGACCAGTACGGCCCGCCCGACGGCCCCGCCGTACTGTTCCTGCACGGTGGCGGCCAGACCCGGCACTCCTGGAAACAGACCGGTGCACAGCTCGGCGCCGCCGGAATCCGCGCGGTCACGCTGGACGCGCGCGGGCACGGCGACAGCCAGTGGGCCTTCGATCGCGACTACCGCTACGAGGCCATGGTCGGCGATGTCCTCGCGGTACTGGACCAGCTGGGCGGTGGACCCGTGGTCGTGGTCGGCGCCAGTATGGGCGGGATCACCGGGATGCTGGCCACCGCCGCACCGGGGGGCGACGCGATCTCCGCACTGGTCCTGGTGGATATCGTCACCCGACCCGAGCCCGAAGGCGTCAACCGAGTGCTCACGTTCCTGAGCAAGAATCCGGACGGATTCGCCAGCCTCGACGAAGCCGCGGACGCGGTCGCGGACTATCTCCCGCACCGGCCACGGCCGAAATCCAACTCAGGACTGCTACGCAACCTGCGCAAACGGGAAGGTCGCTGGTACTGGCACTGGGATCCGGGCATTCTCGGCGATAAATCCGCCGATCCCGATGATATGGCGCGCACCCTCGACGGCGCGGCCCGCGCACTCGACATTCCCGTACTGCTGGTGCGCGGGCTGCAATCGGATGTGGTGAGCGCCGAGGGCGCCGCCGAATTCATGGAGCTGGTTCCGCACGCCGAACTGGTGGAGATCGGCAATGCGGCCCATACCGCCGCCGGCGACGACAACGATGCCTTCACCGAGGCGGTCGCGAAGTTCGTCACTCGCGCTCACTGA
- a CDS encoding thiamine-phosphate kinase, protein MDNRPVRESSEEGLTISTGPTVRDLGEFALIEQINAGRDQGPAVVLGPGDDAAVLTAARGRYVVSTDMLIEDRHFRLDWSGPGDIGRKAIAQNAADIYAMGAEPAGYVVGLGLPDRTPVDFVTELADGFWAEAARSGGSVAGGDIVRSPQLVISVTAFGDPLGERPVTRSGARPGGTVAVAGQPGWSAAGYAMLSGAHPVGAGPSAEASAAAVAAHRAPRPRYDLVREAMAGDCVPDALTDISDGLLADLGHLAEASGVAIDLRYAALRDPALDRCAARLEVDARQWILTGGEDHVFAGVWPAGATPPPGWTPIGSIGAGQGVTIDGAGFPGPQGWEAFSGTDSAKPHHSR, encoded by the coding sequence GTGGACAACCGGCCGGTACGAGAATCGAGTGAGGAAGGTCTCACGATCAGCACCGGACCGACAGTGCGCGACCTGGGCGAATTCGCCCTCATCGAACAGATCAACGCAGGCCGGGACCAGGGTCCCGCGGTAGTGCTCGGACCCGGTGACGACGCGGCGGTACTGACGGCCGCGCGGGGGCGCTATGTGGTGAGCACCGATATGTTGATCGAGGACCGGCATTTCCGGCTCGACTGGTCGGGTCCCGGCGATATCGGCCGCAAGGCGATCGCCCAGAACGCGGCGGATATCTACGCGATGGGCGCCGAACCGGCCGGCTATGTGGTGGGCCTCGGGCTTCCCGACCGGACCCCGGTGGATTTCGTGACCGAACTCGCGGACGGGTTCTGGGCGGAAGCGGCGCGGTCGGGCGGATCGGTCGCCGGCGGGGATATCGTGCGCAGCCCGCAGTTGGTGATCTCGGTGACCGCCTTCGGCGACCCCCTGGGCGAGCGGCCGGTGACCAGGTCGGGCGCGCGACCGGGCGGAACCGTCGCCGTCGCCGGGCAGCCCGGCTGGTCGGCGGCCGGGTACGCGATGCTCTCGGGCGCACACCCGGTGGGCGCCGGACCGAGCGCGGAAGCATCCGCCGCGGCGGTGGCCGCGCATCGTGCGCCGCGGCCGCGCTACGACCTGGTACGCGAGGCCATGGCCGGCGATTGCGTACCGGACGCGCTCACGGATATCTCCGACGGGCTGCTCGCCGATCTCGGGCATCTGGCCGAGGCGTCCGGAGTGGCGATCGACCTGCGGTATGCCGCATTGCGCGATCCCGCGCTGGACCGGTGCGCCGCTCGGCTGGAAGTCGATGCGCGGCAATGGATTCTGACCGGCGGTGAGGACCACGTATTCGCGGGCGTCTGGCCCGCCGGAGCGACGCCGCCCCCCGGGTGGACTCCGATCGGGAGTATCGGGGCTGGTCAGGGCGTAACTATCGACGGTGCGGGGTTTCCGGGTCCGCAGGGCTGGGAAGCCTTCTCCGGGACGGACTCGGCGAAACCGCACCACTCACGATAG
- a CDS encoding DAK2 domain-containing protein — protein sequence MGGADLLAWGHTCVAALAQRRAEIDALNVFPVPDSDTGTNLLATMRAAVAEADGLPESGGNADAGPGEPESAHRVAAALARGATAGARGNSGIILSQVLRGFADATVDAELDGRTYPIALVRAASRVRVSLSEPVEGTILTVLDRAGAAAHHCAEPGLAAVARAGADGAARALAETRDQLPVLRDAGVVDAGARGLLVLLDAMVTMVTGETPVRDEYRAAEFGVPAGRREPARQPGYEVMYRVTGADEERIAALRARLDGLGDSVVVAADGAGGWSAHVHCADAGAAVEAGLAAGSLRAIRIEQLAEGSHEPAAAGFSGWAGSRAGAVGERAAVEMRQLHARAARPSSGRMGGVADRGVLAVAAGAGAAALFEAGGAVVLSAEPALESAGLLAAIRRMPHREVLVLPNGALPAHDLVAVGAAARDARRDVLLLPSASMVQGLAALAVHDRSRFAVDDAFAMSEAAATTRWGALRRAGGRALTMVGTCAPGDGLGLVGHDVVVIDRDTHAAGATLLDRMLGLGGELVTLLVGAGAPDGLAAGLAGHIGDEFPGVEVTVYSGGQQGDLIQIGVE from the coding sequence CTGGGCGGGGCCGACCTTCTGGCCTGGGGACATACCTGTGTGGCGGCCCTGGCGCAGCGGCGCGCGGAGATCGACGCGCTCAACGTGTTCCCGGTGCCGGATTCCGACACCGGGACCAATCTGCTGGCGACCATGCGCGCGGCCGTGGCGGAAGCGGACGGCCTCCCGGAGTCCGGCGGTAATGCCGACGCAGGCCCCGGGGAACCGGAGTCGGCCCATCGCGTCGCCGCGGCGCTGGCGCGGGGCGCCACGGCCGGGGCGCGCGGAAACTCCGGGATCATCCTGTCGCAGGTACTGCGCGGTTTCGCGGACGCGACGGTGGACGCCGAACTGGACGGCCGGACCTATCCGATCGCACTCGTGCGGGCGGCGTCGCGGGTACGGGTCAGTCTGAGCGAGCCGGTGGAGGGCACCATCCTCACGGTGCTCGACCGGGCCGGTGCGGCCGCGCACCACTGTGCCGAGCCCGGACTGGCGGCGGTGGCCCGTGCCGGAGCAGACGGTGCGGCGCGGGCGCTGGCGGAGACCCGCGATCAGCTCCCGGTGCTGCGGGACGCCGGGGTCGTGGACGCGGGCGCGCGCGGGCTACTGGTGTTGCTGGACGCGATGGTCACGATGGTCACCGGAGAAACGCCGGTACGGGACGAGTACCGGGCCGCGGAGTTCGGCGTTCCCGCCGGTCGGCGGGAACCGGCCCGGCAACCCGGATACGAGGTGATGTACCGCGTCACCGGCGCCGACGAGGAGCGGATCGCCGCGCTGCGGGCGCGGTTGGACGGCCTGGGCGATTCGGTGGTGGTGGCCGCCGACGGCGCGGGCGGCTGGTCGGCGCATGTGCACTGCGCGGATGCCGGCGCGGCAGTGGAGGCGGGCCTCGCGGCGGGGAGCCTGCGCGCGATCCGGATCGAGCAGTTGGCCGAGGGTTCGCACGAGCCTGCCGCGGCCGGCTTCTCCGGCTGGGCAGGCTCCCGCGCCGGCGCTGTCGGGGAGCGCGCGGCCGTGGAGATGCGGCAGCTCCACGCCCGGGCCGCCCGGCCGTCCTCCGGGCGTATGGGCGGAGTCGCCGACCGCGGCGTCCTCGCGGTCGCCGCGGGTGCCGGAGCGGCGGCGCTGTTCGAGGCGGGCGGCGCGGTGGTGCTGAGCGCGGAGCCGGCTCTGGAATCGGCCGGGCTGCTCGCGGCCATCAGGCGGATGCCGCACCGCGAGGTGCTGGTGCTGCCCAACGGTGCCCTCCCGGCACACGATCTGGTGGCGGTCGGCGCGGCGGCCCGGGACGCGCGCCGGGATGTGCTGCTGCTGCCCAGTGCCAGCATGGTCCAGGGCCTGGCCGCGCTCGCGGTGCACGACCGGTCGCGGTTCGCCGTGGACGATGCCTTCGCCATGTCCGAAGCGGCGGCGACCACGCGCTGGGGCGCGCTGCGCCGCGCGGGCGGACGGGCGCTCACCATGGTCGGAACCTGCGCGCCCGGCGACGGACTCGGCCTGGTCGGGCACGATGTGGTGGTGATCGACCGGGATACCCACGCCGCGGGAGCTACTCTGCTGGACCGGATGCTCGGGCTGGGCGGCGAACTGGTGACCCTGCTGGTCGGCGCGGGCGCGCCGGACGGGCTCGCCGCCGGGCTCGCCGGGCATATCGGTGACGAATTCCCCGGTGTCGAGGTCACGGTGTATTCCGGAGGCCAGCAGGGTGATCTGATACAGATCGGAGTGGAATGA
- the recG gene encoding ATP-dependent DNA helicase RecG, with the protein MATLSDRLDHLLGAKAAASLADAFDMQTVEDLLRHYPLRYATQGQPLTEEAPEDGAHITVIGRVTKADLRPMRQRRGSLLKVVLDTGGGRGVDVTFFNGDKVKYAVRPGARAMMSGTVTYWRPGQWNLSHPGYLILPEPDADEPTLTTVRGGGDLRGIAQSAKGAGGVDMSFFEREFIPVYPATAKVQSWEILACVRQVLDQLDPLADPLPEEVRDERELMPVGDALRLIHLPEHTSDIERARERLRFDEALALQLVLAERRHEVSGRTARVCPLRPDGIVAAFDEQLPFELTAGQRQVMTEISADLSREQPMHRLLQGEVGSGKTIVALHAMLQVIDADQQCALLAPTEVLAAQHYRSLTAMLGELGRAGELGAADTATRVTLVTGSMPAATKRAALLAAVTGDAGIVIGTHALIQDAVEFFDLGLVVVDEQHRFGVEQRDALRAKAKSGFSPHLLVMTATPIPRTIAMTTLGDLETSTLTELPRGRSPIASKVVPRRVHPNWVDRAWERITEEVGQGRQAYVVCSRIGEDEDGGGSGKRGAKARDAELAKEAPTTQAVVDVFERLRTGPLAQLRIGLLHGRLPSDEKDQVMRDFNAGDIDVLVCTTVVEVGVDVPNATVMVIVDADRFGVSQLHQLRGRIGRGAHPGLCLLITDAAPGGPAMTRLEAVAATTDGFELSVLDLRQRREGDVLGAAQSGTTRSLRLLSLLDDLEVITAAQELARGLVEADPGLTRNPGLAAMMNAAVDSERLEYLAKS; encoded by the coding sequence ATGGCGACACTGAGCGACCGCCTCGACCATCTGCTCGGCGCGAAAGCCGCCGCCTCGCTGGCGGACGCGTTCGATATGCAGACCGTCGAGGATCTGCTGCGGCACTATCCGCTGCGCTATGCCACCCAGGGTCAGCCGCTCACCGAGGAGGCGCCGGAGGACGGCGCGCACATCACCGTGATCGGCCGGGTCACCAAGGCCGATCTGCGGCCGATGCGGCAGCGGCGCGGGTCACTGCTCAAGGTGGTCCTCGACACCGGGGGCGGCCGAGGTGTGGACGTCACCTTCTTCAACGGCGACAAGGTGAAATACGCGGTGCGCCCGGGTGCCCGGGCCATGATGTCGGGCACGGTGACCTACTGGCGGCCCGGCCAGTGGAACCTCAGCCATCCCGGCTATCTGATCCTGCCGGAGCCGGACGCGGACGAGCCGACGCTGACCACCGTGCGCGGCGGGGGCGATCTGCGCGGGATCGCGCAGAGCGCGAAAGGCGCCGGCGGGGTGGATATGTCGTTTTTCGAGCGCGAGTTCATCCCGGTCTACCCAGCAACCGCGAAAGTGCAGAGCTGGGAGATCCTGGCCTGTGTCCGCCAGGTGCTCGACCAGCTCGATCCGCTCGCGGACCCGCTGCCCGAAGAGGTCCGCGACGAGCGGGAACTGATGCCGGTGGGCGACGCCCTGCGCCTGATCCACCTGCCCGAGCACACCTCCGATATCGAGCGGGCGCGGGAGCGGCTCCGGTTCGACGAGGCGCTGGCGCTGCAACTGGTGCTCGCCGAACGGCGGCACGAGGTGTCGGGCCGGACCGCCCGGGTGTGCCCGCTGCGCCCGGACGGGATCGTCGCCGCCTTCGACGAGCAGTTGCCGTTCGAGCTCACCGCGGGCCAGCGGCAGGTCATGACCGAGATATCGGCCGATCTGTCCCGGGAACAACCCATGCACCGGTTGTTGCAGGGCGAGGTGGGTTCGGGCAAGACCATTGTCGCGCTGCACGCCATGCTGCAGGTGATCGATGCCGACCAGCAGTGTGCCCTGCTCGCCCCCACCGAGGTGCTCGCCGCCCAGCACTACCGTTCGCTGACAGCGATGCTGGGCGAACTCGGCCGGGCCGGTGAACTGGGCGCCGCCGATACCGCGACCCGCGTGACGTTGGTGACCGGTTCGATGCCCGCCGCCACCAAGCGGGCGGCACTGCTCGCCGCGGTGACCGGGGACGCCGGCATCGTCATCGGCACGCACGCGCTGATCCAGGACGCGGTCGAATTCTTCGATCTCGGCCTGGTGGTGGTCGACGAACAGCACCGCTTCGGGGTGGAGCAGCGCGACGCCCTGCGCGCCAAGGCCAAATCGGGATTCTCGCCGCACCTGCTGGTGATGACCGCCACGCCGATCCCGCGCACCATCGCCATGACCACCCTCGGCGATCTGGAGACCTCCACACTCACCGAACTGCCCCGGGGGCGTTCGCCGATCGCGTCGAAGGTAGTGCCGCGCCGGGTGCACCCCAACTGGGTGGACCGGGCGTGGGAGCGCATCACCGAGGAGGTCGGCCAAGGGCGGCAGGCCTATGTGGTGTGTTCGCGGATCGGGGAGGACGAGGACGGTGGGGGCAGCGGTAAACGCGGTGCGAAGGCGCGGGACGCGGAGTTGGCGAAGGAAGCCCCCACCACCCAGGCGGTGGTCGATGTCTTCGAACGTCTGCGCACCGGGCCGCTGGCGCAACTGCGGATCGGGCTGCTGCACGGCCGGTTGCCGTCGGACGAAAAAGACCAGGTGATGCGTGATTTCAACGCGGGCGATATCGATGTGCTGGTCTGCACGACCGTGGTCGAGGTCGGGGTGGACGTGCCGAACGCGACCGTGATGGTGATCGTGGACGCCGACCGGTTCGGCGTGAGCCAGCTGCACCAATTGCGCGGTCGTATCGGTCGCGGCGCGCATCCGGGCCTGTGCCTGCTGATCACCGATGCCGCGCCGGGCGGTCCGGCGATGACCAGACTCGAGGCCGTCGCCGCCACCACCGACGGTTTCGAACTGTCGGTCCTCGATCTGCGCCAGCGGCGGGAGGGCGACGTGCTCGGCGCCGCACAGTCGGGCACCACCCGCTCGTTGCGCCTGCTCTCGCTGCTCGACGATCTCGAGGTCATCACCGCGGCGCAGGAACTGGCGCGCGGGCTGGTCGAGGCCGATCCCGGGCTGACCCGGAATCCGGGCCTGGCGGCGATGATGAACGCCGCAGTCGACTCCGAACGCCTGGAGTACCTGGCGAAATCCTGA